From the genome of Amycolatopsis sp. NBC_01488, one region includes:
- a CDS encoding LacI family DNA-binding transcriptional regulator produces the protein MSSVEVPQFRPTLADVARAAGVSTATASRVLNGFPRVRPKTRKQVESAMSALGYARQRAARATAGRTGSVALVVCEEVLRLFADPYFARISAGAGKKLTEAGLQLVLLTVPATENYQAPVVRYLDGGHVDGALVVGMHGRRPLDLDWLGIPVVFGGRPVREGDCSSYVDVDNRGGARRATQRLIDAGRRTVATIAGPQDMTAGVDRLLGYRQAVVGAGHADRGLVVFGDFGQASGEHATHRLLDRRPHVDAIFAASDMMAVGALRALHRAGRRVPGDVAVIGFDDLPIGRRTDPPLTTVRQPIEEMGARMTGELLAMLGGSAAPRCAVLDTKLILRATA, from the coding sequence GTGTCGTCCGTCGAGGTGCCCCAGTTCCGTCCGACCCTGGCCGACGTCGCGCGGGCGGCGGGGGTGTCGACCGCCACCGCGTCCCGGGTGCTCAACGGCTTTCCGCGGGTCCGGCCGAAAACGCGCAAGCAGGTGGAGTCGGCGATGTCGGCTCTCGGCTACGCCCGGCAGAGAGCCGCGCGGGCGACAGCGGGGCGGACCGGATCGGTCGCGCTGGTCGTGTGCGAGGAGGTGCTGCGGCTGTTCGCCGATCCCTACTTCGCCCGCATCTCCGCCGGCGCCGGGAAGAAGCTGACCGAGGCGGGCCTGCAGCTCGTCCTGCTCACCGTGCCCGCGACCGAGAACTACCAGGCTCCGGTGGTGCGGTACCTCGACGGCGGCCACGTCGACGGCGCCCTCGTCGTCGGCATGCACGGCCGCCGCCCGCTCGACCTGGACTGGCTCGGCATCCCGGTGGTGTTCGGGGGCCGCCCGGTCCGTGAGGGGGACTGCTCGTCCTACGTCGACGTGGACAACCGGGGCGGTGCGCGGCGGGCCACGCAGCGCCTCATCGACGCGGGCCGGCGCACCGTGGCGACCATCGCCGGCCCCCAGGACATGACCGCCGGGGTGGACCGGCTGCTCGGCTACCGGCAGGCGGTGGTGGGCGCCGGCCACGCCGACCGCGGCCTGGTGGTGTTCGGCGACTTCGGCCAGGCCTCGGGCGAGCACGCCACCCACCGGCTGCTGGACCGCAGGCCGCACGTCGACGCCATCTTCGCCGCCTCCGACATGATGGCGGTCGGCGCGCTGCGGGCCCTGCACCGCGCGGGACGGCGGGTGCCCGGCGACGTGGCCGTCATCGGGTTCGACGACCTGCCGATCGGCCGCCGGACGGATCCGCCGCTCACCACCGTCCGCCAGCCGATCGAAGAGATGGGCGCCCGGATGACGGGTGAGCTGCTCGCGATGCTCGGCGGCTCGGCCGCGCCGCGGTGCGCGGTGCTGGACACCAAGCTCATCCTGCGCGCAACGGCCTGA
- a CDS encoding RICIN domain-containing protein, giving the protein MVWAAFGGGHDPGRRDGCTCSGRQTWTSGEVWKFFTQLDSPTPPSGVPVQAGVNYTLVAEHSGLAMDVWEASIADGARVSQRTATGGANQRFRVQRA; this is encoded by the coding sequence GTGGTCTGGGCCGCGTTCGGCGGCGGCCACGACCCCGGCCGCCGCGACGGGTGCACCTGCAGCGGCCGGCAGACCTGGACCTCGGGCGAGGTGTGGAAGTTCTTCACGCAGCTCGATTCGCCGACCCCGCCGTCTGGTGTGCCGGTGCAGGCCGGGGTGAACTACACCCTGGTGGCCGAGCACAGCGGCCTGGCGATGGACGTCTGGGAAGCCTCGATCGCCGACGGCGCGCGGGTTTCCCAGCGGACGGCCACCGGTGGGGCCAACCAGCGGTTCCGGGTCCAACGCGCCTGA
- a CDS encoding FadR/GntR family transcriptional regulator, which translates to MTRDQETASPVPYRPGYEVVAEQILQLIAELDLKPGDRMPTEVELAARMGTSRTVVREAVKILSAIGRVRAHKGRGLYVSDDEGMLGASRWGGFFLPADLDHVYMLFEFRRVQETAAARLAAANATPVELRAIEAAADTCRRGHLTGQSALFDRGDDDFHLAIATASHNQFLVAAVREARRLQRQTNIIGMSGAVGGHASAALEEHAALYRAIRDGDPDEAAQAAAGHLDNTLEDYRREIQRRLFKQ; encoded by the coding sequence GTGACTCGTGACCAGGAAACCGCATCGCCTGTCCCGTACCGGCCCGGCTACGAAGTGGTGGCCGAGCAGATCCTGCAGCTGATCGCCGAGCTGGACCTGAAGCCCGGTGACCGGATGCCGACCGAGGTCGAGCTGGCGGCGCGGATGGGAACCAGCCGGACCGTGGTGCGGGAGGCCGTCAAGATCCTCTCGGCGATCGGCCGGGTACGAGCGCACAAGGGGCGTGGGCTGTATGTGTCCGACGACGAGGGCATGCTCGGCGCTTCCCGGTGGGGCGGCTTCTTCCTGCCCGCCGATCTCGACCACGTCTACATGCTCTTCGAGTTCCGTCGGGTCCAGGAGACCGCGGCCGCCCGGCTGGCGGCGGCGAACGCCACCCCGGTCGAGCTGCGTGCGATCGAGGCCGCCGCCGACACCTGCCGGCGCGGTCACCTGACCGGGCAGAGCGCGCTGTTCGACCGCGGCGACGACGACTTCCACCTCGCGATCGCCACCGCGTCCCACAACCAGTTCCTCGTCGCGGCCGTGCGCGAAGCCCGCCGCCTGCAACGCCAGACGAACATCATCGGGATGTCCGGCGCGGTCGGCGGCCACGCGTCGGCCGCTCTCGAAGAACACGCCGCCCTCTACCGGGCGATCCGCGACGGCGACCCGGACGAGGCGGCCCAGGCGGCCGCCGGCCACCTCGACAACACCCTGGAGGACTACCGGCGGGAGATCCAACGGCGTCTCTTCAAACAATGA
- a CDS encoding MerR family transcriptional regulator, protein MIPDQEGPDTPSRADKFDDEQYPAYTMGRAADMLGTTQGFLRSLDEAGLITPQRSAGGHRRYSRYQLRLAARARELVDQGTAIDAACRIVTLEDQLHEAQRLNTELRAGD, encoded by the coding sequence TTGATTCCTGACCAGGAAGGACCGGACACGCCGAGCCGGGCCGACAAGTTCGACGACGAGCAGTACCCCGCCTACACGATGGGCCGGGCGGCGGACATGCTCGGCACGACCCAAGGTTTCCTGCGCAGCCTCGACGAAGCCGGGCTGATCACGCCGCAGCGTTCCGCCGGCGGCCATCGCCGGTACTCCCGGTACCAGCTGCGCCTGGCCGCCCGGGCGCGGGAACTCGTCGACCAGGGCACCGCCATCGACGCCGCCTGCCGCATCGTCACCCTCGAAGACCAGCTCCACGAAGCCCAGCGCCTCAACACCGAACTGCGCGCCGGCGACTGA
- a CDS encoding SbtR family transcriptional regulator, with the protein MEALLADEVDEVCAAAATVEGDSPADRLTTWLRRFFRYVTAKRPVVLGLLEHTDTHDPVFKSRGRMVAAGQPLLSAAQEAHQIDGDLDLDQILDLVVAIAKISGTAEYRQPILDAALAGLRQRGT; encoded by the coding sequence CTGGAGGCACTGCTCGCCGACGAGGTCGACGAGGTCTGCGCCGCCGCCGCGACCGTCGAAGGGGACAGCCCGGCAGACCGGCTCACGACGTGGCTGCGCCGGTTCTTCCGGTACGTCACCGCCAAGCGGCCGGTCGTCCTCGGGCTGCTCGAGCACACCGACACCCACGATCCCGTCTTCAAGAGCCGGGGCCGGATGGTCGCGGCCGGGCAGCCGCTGCTCTCCGCCGCCCAGGAGGCACACCAGATCGACGGCGACCTCGACCTCGACCAGATCCTCGATCTCGTGGTGGCCATCGCGAAGATCTCCGGTACCGCCGAATACCGGCAGCCGATCCTCGACGCGGCACTCGCCGGACTGCGCCAGCGCGGCACCTGA
- a CDS encoding LLM class F420-dependent oxidoreductase, whose product MRTPPCRRRRRHRLDRGRHPAPASSTPRHRTSQGTEDEAGVDRISVMDHLWQMPSLGAPEHEMLEAYTTLGWLAAKTERVKLLAMVTAVGHREPGLLAKAVTTLDVLSGGRAIFGIGVGANADESAGLGLPFPPVAERFERLEETLRIVRQMWSADEGPFDGKHYHLARTLNSPQVLSRPHPPILIGGGGEKKTLKLVARYADACNPAAVDLDDAARKLGVLRRHCADEGRDYDQIEKTAGHRFDLGKNGENVTKTIEHLHALAELGFTQTHGPLLHVSEPGRLDLFGERIIPAVEKF is encoded by the coding sequence GTGCGAACACCCCCGTGCCGACGGCGTCGCCGTCACCGGCTCGATCGTGGCCGGCACCCGGCGCCGGCTTCATCGACGCCTCGCCACCGCACGAGCCAAGGAACAGAAGATGAAGCCGGCGTCGACCGGATCAGCGTCATGGACCACCTCTGGCAGATGCCGTCGCTCGGCGCACCCGAGCACGAGATGCTCGAGGCGTACACGACGCTCGGCTGGCTGGCGGCGAAGACCGAGCGGGTCAAGCTGCTCGCGATGGTGACCGCCGTCGGCCATCGCGAGCCCGGTCTGCTCGCGAAGGCCGTGACCACCCTCGACGTGCTGTCCGGCGGGCGCGCGATCTTCGGCATCGGCGTGGGGGCGAACGCGGACGAGTCGGCCGGCCTCGGCCTGCCCTTCCCCCCGGTTGCCGAGCGGTTCGAACGGCTCGAGGAGACGCTGCGCATCGTCCGGCAGATGTGGAGTGCCGACGAGGGCCCGTTCGACGGCAAGCACTACCACCTGGCCCGCACGCTCAACTCCCCGCAGGTGCTCTCCCGCCCGCACCCGCCGATCCTGATCGGCGGCGGGGGCGAGAAGAAGACGCTGAAACTCGTCGCGCGCTACGCGGACGCGTGCAACCCCGCCGCCGTCGACCTCGACGACGCGGCTCGCAAGCTCGGCGTGCTCCGCCGGCACTGCGCCGACGAGGGCCGCGACTACGACCAGATCGAGAAGACGGCCGGCCACCGCTTCGATCTGGGGAAGAACGGCGAGAACGTCACCAAGACGATCGAGCACCTGCACGCGCTCGCCGAACTCGGCTTCACCCAGACCCACGGCCCCCTGCTCCACGTCAGCGAGCCCGGTCGGCTCGACCTGTTCGGCGAAAGGATCATTCCAGCCGTGGAAAAGTTCTGA
- a CDS encoding SIS domain-containing protein, with translation MSHTLDEITSQPSCWARALRELPDHAPALPAPGERVVVIGCGTSLFMAQSYARLREDAGHGVTDVFAASEAKLDRPYDRVLAMTRSGTTTEILDALARVRPGTRLTTITAVADSPAGRASGDVVCLPYADEVSVVQTRFPTTQLLLLRAHLGLPVERALADVTRALTEPLDAFVTASQISFLGTDWSVGLANEAALKVREAAAWWTESYSAMEYRHGPIAVAAPGRAVWSLAPLDADLVSRIEATGAHLRQGRLDPLAELVAIQRLAVALAERAGRDPDRPAHLTRSVVLAS, from the coding sequence ATGTCGCACACCCTCGACGAGATCACCAGCCAGCCGTCGTGCTGGGCCCGCGCCCTGCGGGAGCTGCCGGACCACGCGCCCGCGCTGCCCGCGCCGGGCGAGCGCGTGGTGGTCATCGGCTGCGGGACGTCGTTGTTCATGGCCCAGAGCTACGCGCGGCTGCGGGAAGACGCGGGCCACGGCGTCACCGACGTCTTCGCGGCGTCGGAGGCGAAACTCGACCGGCCGTACGACCGGGTGCTGGCGATGACCCGCTCCGGCACGACGACCGAGATCCTCGACGCGCTCGCCCGCGTCCGCCCGGGCACCCGCCTCACGACGATCACCGCCGTGGCGGACTCCCCGGCGGGCCGCGCGTCCGGGGACGTCGTCTGCCTGCCCTACGCCGACGAGGTTTCGGTGGTGCAGACCCGTTTTCCGACCACGCAGCTGCTGCTCCTGCGTGCCCACCTGGGGCTGCCGGTGGAGCGAGCCCTCGCCGACGTCACGCGGGCGCTGACCGAGCCGCTCGACGCTTTCGTGACGGCGTCCCAGATCTCGTTCCTCGGCACGGACTGGTCGGTGGGCTTGGCGAACGAAGCGGCGCTGAAGGTCCGCGAGGCGGCGGCCTGGTGGACGGAGTCGTACTCGGCGATGGAGTACCGCCACGGCCCGATCGCGGTGGCGGCCCCGGGAAGGGCGGTGTGGAGCCTGGCCCCGCTCGACGCCGATCTGGTGTCCCGCATCGAAGCCACGGGCGCGCACCTGCGGCAGGGGAGGCTGGACCCGCTGGCCGAGCTGGTCGCGATCCAGCGGCTGGCGGTCGCGCTGGCGGAGCGCGCCGGGCGCGACCCGGACCGGCCGGCCCACCTGACGCGTTCGGTCGTCCTGGCGAGCTGA
- a CDS encoding alpha-glucosidase/alpha-galactosidase, translated as MTPKITLVGAGSVVFTQGLLADLFAYPELDGVHVALHDIDPERLATALAAARRIAAVRGVKPVLTAHADRREALAGADFVVNIVQIGMGEATRTDFAVPARYGLRQTIGDTLGIGGIFRALRTFPFLKALGADIADVCPEAWLLNYTNPMAMNVQYLSEVTGLTRVVGLCHSVYWTVHGLAELVGVPFDEVVYVAAGVNHQAWVLRFEHAGADLYPRLRELAAADEQLRRRVRFDMLRRLGYYPTETSEHSAEYVPWYLKHDSEVERLRLPIGAYLDIVAENEAEYERTRRAVAADEPLPVEGTGEYAPQIVHSVLTGTPRTVYGNVVNRGLIENLPAGGVVEVPCLVDATGVRPTRIGALPPQLAALNRTYLSVDDLVVRAAVEDDPRHIRHAAMTDPATAAALPVERIFELCDDLVRAHGDRLQPALRAVLGR; from the coding sequence ATGACCCCCAAGATCACCCTCGTCGGCGCGGGCAGCGTCGTGTTCACCCAGGGCCTGCTCGCCGACCTGTTCGCCTACCCGGAACTCGACGGCGTCCACGTCGCACTGCACGACATCGACCCGGAGCGGCTGGCGACGGCGCTGGCCGCGGCCCGGCGGATCGCCGCCGTCCGCGGCGTCAAGCCGGTGCTCACCGCGCACGCCGACCGGCGGGAAGCGTTGGCGGGCGCGGACTTCGTCGTGAACATCGTCCAGATCGGGATGGGAGAGGCGACGCGCACCGACTTCGCGGTCCCGGCCCGCTACGGCCTGCGCCAGACCATCGGCGACACCCTCGGCATCGGCGGGATCTTCCGCGCGCTGCGGACGTTCCCGTTCCTGAAGGCGCTCGGTGCGGACATCGCCGACGTCTGCCCGGAGGCGTGGCTGCTGAACTACACCAACCCGATGGCGATGAACGTCCAGTACCTGAGCGAGGTCACCGGGCTGACGCGGGTCGTCGGGCTCTGCCACTCGGTGTACTGGACCGTGCACGGCCTCGCCGAGCTGGTCGGGGTGCCCTTCGACGAGGTCGTCTACGTCGCGGCGGGCGTCAACCACCAGGCGTGGGTGCTGCGGTTCGAGCACGCGGGCGCCGACCTCTACCCGCGGCTGCGGGAGCTGGCCGCCGCCGACGAGCAGCTGCGCCGGCGAGTCCGGTTCGACATGCTGCGGCGGCTCGGCTACTACCCGACCGAGACCAGCGAGCACTCCGCCGAGTACGTGCCCTGGTACCTCAAGCACGACAGCGAGGTCGAGCGGCTGCGGCTGCCGATCGGCGCCTACCTCGACATCGTCGCGGAGAACGAAGCCGAGTACGAACGGACCCGGCGAGCGGTCGCGGCCGACGAGCCGCTGCCCGTCGAAGGGACGGGGGAGTACGCGCCGCAGATCGTCCACAGTGTCCTCACCGGCACCCCGCGGACGGTCTACGGCAACGTCGTGAACCGCGGCCTGATCGAGAACCTGCCCGCCGGCGGCGTGGTCGAGGTGCCGTGCCTGGTCGACGCCACCGGCGTCCGGCCGACCCGGATCGGTGCGCTGCCGCCGCAGCTCGCCGCGCTCAACCGGACGTACCTGAGCGTCGACGACCTCGTCGTGCGCGCGGCCGTCGAGGACGACCCGCGGCACATCCGGCACGCCGCGATGACCGACCCCGCCACGGCGGCCGCGCTGCCGGTCGAGCGGATCTTCGAGCTGTGCGACGACCTCGTCCGCGCGCACGGCGACCGGCTTCAGCCCGCCCTGCGCGCCGTCCTCGGCCGCTGA
- a CDS encoding carbohydrate kinase family protein, producing MHRFDLLVVGDANPDVIIGPLRTDLAFGQREQLAPFGTLALGGSGAITAAGAARLGLKVAIAGRVGDDESGRFVRAALEDRGVDTSALRTDPDVATPLTTVLTRDGDRAIVTAAGTLATTTAADVPPELLETSRHVHSSSYFLLPALAAGLPGLLRTARAHGATTSVDTNDDPAGTWDVGDLLRETDFLLPNAAEAVRLAGVPDVRQAAAVLAARGPAVVVKDGAEGAFSCHGGEFTFVSGVPADAVDTVGAGDSFNAGFLAGVLARLPFATALRCGVVCGGFSVRARGGTAGQATWDDVLVHLERIGSDPA from the coding sequence ATGCACCGGTTCGACCTCCTGGTGGTCGGCGACGCCAACCCCGACGTCATCATCGGTCCATTGCGGACGGACCTCGCGTTCGGCCAGCGGGAGCAGCTCGCGCCCTTCGGCACGCTCGCCCTCGGCGGGTCCGGCGCCATCACCGCCGCCGGCGCCGCCCGGCTCGGCCTGAAGGTGGCCATCGCCGGCCGCGTCGGCGACGACGAGAGCGGCCGGTTCGTCCGCGCCGCGCTCGAGGACCGCGGCGTCGACACGAGCGCGTTGCGGACCGACCCCGACGTGGCGACCCCGCTGACCACCGTGCTGACCCGCGACGGCGACCGCGCGATCGTCACCGCCGCCGGCACGCTCGCCACGACGACCGCGGCCGACGTCCCGCCGGAGCTCCTGGAAACGAGCCGCCACGTCCATTCGTCGTCCTACTTCCTGCTGCCGGCCCTCGCCGCGGGCCTGCCGGGCTTGCTGCGCACCGCCCGGGCGCACGGCGCGACGACGTCCGTCGACACCAACGACGACCCGGCCGGCACGTGGGACGTCGGGGACCTGTTGCGGGAGACGGACTTCCTCCTGCCCAACGCCGCGGAGGCCGTCCGGCTGGCGGGGGTGCCCGACGTGCGTCAGGCCGCCGCGGTGCTGGCCGCGCGCGGCCCCGCCGTCGTGGTCAAGGACGGCGCCGAGGGTGCCTTTTCCTGCCACGGCGGCGAGTTCACCTTCGTCTCCGGAGTCCCGGCGGACGCCGTCGACACCGTCGGCGCCGGCGACAGCTTCAACGCCGGCTTCCTCGCCGGTGTCCTGGCCAGGCTGCCGTTCGCGACGGCCCTGCGCTGCGGTGTCGTCTGCGGCGGATTCTCCGTCCGCGCCCGCGGCGGCACGGCCGGCCAGGCCACGTGGGACGACGTCCTCGTCCACCTCGAACGCATCGGATCGGACCCCGCATGA
- a CDS encoding carbohydrate ABC transporter permease, producing MTTQPARPARLDVPATRALPVLRRPRLPFSPWHLLLAPLALVFAAPLGWLLLSSVMSNAEINRFPPALWPSHVDFAGYRYVLENALFVRWFTNSLIVSAVTVASNLLFGVLGGYAFARMRFAGSRALLALMVATMAIPFQLTMIPTFLVMKKLGLIDSLGALIVPSLVTPFAVFLLRQFFLSLPRELEEAAWIDGCSRLRVLCTIVLPLSRPALSTVAVLTFLSTWNDLTWPLVALNHDTTYTLQLGLTTFQGQHHTNWAAVMAGNVITVMPVLLAFLGAQKTFVQSITTSGLKA from the coding sequence ATGACGACACAGCCGGCCCGGCCCGCCCGGCTCGACGTGCCCGCGACCCGCGCGCTGCCCGTGCTGCGCCGGCCCCGGCTGCCCTTCAGCCCGTGGCACCTGCTGCTCGCGCCGCTGGCCCTGGTGTTCGCGGCGCCGCTGGGGTGGCTGCTGCTCAGCTCGGTGATGAGCAACGCCGAGATCAACCGGTTCCCGCCCGCGCTGTGGCCGTCCCATGTGGACTTCGCCGGGTACCGCTACGTCCTCGAGAACGCGCTCTTCGTGCGCTGGTTCACGAACTCGCTGATCGTCTCGGCGGTGACCGTCGCGTCGAACCTGCTGTTCGGCGTGCTGGGCGGCTACGCCTTCGCGCGGATGCGGTTCGCCGGGTCGCGGGCGCTGCTCGCGCTGATGGTCGCGACGATGGCGATCCCGTTCCAGCTCACCATGATCCCGACGTTCCTGGTGATGAAGAAGCTCGGCCTGATCGACAGCCTGGGCGCGCTCATCGTCCCGTCGCTGGTCACGCCGTTCGCGGTGTTCCTGCTGCGCCAGTTCTTCCTCTCGCTGCCGCGCGAACTCGAAGAGGCGGCGTGGATCGACGGCTGCTCGCGGCTGCGCGTGCTGTGCACGATCGTGCTGCCACTGTCGAGGCCCGCGCTCAGCACGGTGGCCGTGCTGACGTTCCTGAGCACCTGGAACGACCTGACCTGGCCGCTGGTCGCGCTCAACCACGACACGACCTACACGTTGCAGCTGGGCCTCACGACGTTCCAGGGCCAGCACCACACGAACTGGGCCGCGGTGATGGCGGGCAACGTCATCACCGTCATGCCCGTGCTGCTGGCCTTCCTCGGCGCGCAGAAGACGTTCGTCCAGTCCATCACCACCAGCGGACTCAAGGCCTGA
- a CDS encoding carbohydrate ABC transporter permease, translating into MLVILGLGVVPVAWSLLLSFQADDLVTPSRFVGLDNYAALAQDPHFAQAIRNTVLYTVLYVPLSILFGFLLAQALNRRIRLAGVYRTLVFVPFVLSATAQGVLFSFILDPQFGAANSLLHHLGVSPQGFLTDPAQALLVLVGITLWSGTGFCVVVYLAALQDVPPSLIEAARLDGAGTWRVLRHVTLPAVTPVTAFLVLWQLITSLQVFDLVYVTTKGGPLGSTTVIVYFVWEQAFKNFTAGYGAASAYVLALALLVVVLVLRVLRRPGKALR; encoded by the coding sequence GTGCTCGTCATCCTCGGCCTCGGCGTGGTGCCCGTGGCCTGGTCGCTGCTGCTGTCGTTCCAGGCCGACGACCTCGTCACGCCCAGCCGGTTCGTCGGGCTCGACAACTACGCCGCCCTCGCCCAGGACCCGCACTTCGCTCAAGCTATCCGGAACACCGTGCTGTACACGGTGCTCTACGTCCCGCTCAGCATCCTGTTCGGGTTCCTGCTGGCGCAGGCGCTGAACCGGCGCATCCGCCTGGCCGGGGTGTACCGGACGCTCGTGTTCGTCCCGTTCGTGCTCTCGGCGACGGCCCAGGGCGTGCTGTTCTCCTTCATCCTCGACCCGCAGTTCGGCGCGGCCAACTCCCTGCTGCACCACCTCGGCGTGTCCCCGCAGGGCTTCCTGACCGATCCGGCGCAGGCGCTGCTGGTGCTGGTCGGGATCACGCTGTGGAGCGGCACCGGGTTCTGCGTCGTGGTGTACCTGGCCGCGCTGCAGGACGTCCCGCCGTCGCTGATCGAGGCCGCGCGGCTGGACGGCGCCGGCACCTGGCGCGTCCTGCGGCACGTGACGCTGCCGGCGGTCACCCCGGTGACGGCGTTCTTGGTGCTGTGGCAGCTGATCACGTCGCTGCAGGTGTTCGACCTGGTCTACGTGACGACCAAGGGCGGCCCGCTCGGCTCGACGACGGTGATCGTCTACTTCGTCTGGGAGCAGGCGTTCAAGAACTTCACCGCCGGCTACGGCGCGGCGTCGGCCTACGTCCTCGCGCTCGCCCTGCTCGTCGTCGTGCTGGTCCTGCGGGTGCTGCGCCGGCCGGGGAAGGCCCTCCGATGA
- a CDS encoding ABC transporter substrate-binding protein, protein MDRRGFLRGAGGLALGAAVAGCGPARSTGGPVTVEVWHGQTDTGKKVLDALVTDFHRTHPGIRIDLGGGVLADAMLQKVTAALASGSFPDIAYVFGSDLADVARSPQVVDVTDLVDAGPGFWAPAREAVTVNGRVRAVPALLDSLAVVCNKALFERAGLPLPAAGWTWADFVDTAGKLTDAGNGTFGTAWPATGDEDTVWRIWPMVWDLGGDVIGAGGRGIGFAGQGVRALEVVRDLAAAKSVYLDPKTGSEQMYQAFEAGHIGMVPTGPWQLPDIADAGIDYAVVPLPSFSGRPVTISGPDTWTLFDNGEERVQAARTFLAWLADPAQDVRWDDGAGSLPLSRRTQQLPAWQQKTAETPGLPVFVDALDHARVRPVHPAYPQVSAAVGTAIVAVLLGRSTPVDALRDCAAAANAALIIPR, encoded by the coding sequence ATGGACCGCCGCGGATTCCTGCGCGGCGCGGGCGGGCTGGCTCTCGGCGCGGCCGTGGCCGGCTGCGGCCCGGCGCGGTCCACCGGCGGCCCGGTGACCGTCGAGGTCTGGCACGGCCAGACCGACACCGGCAAGAAGGTCCTCGACGCCCTCGTCACGGACTTCCACCGGACGCACCCCGGCATCCGGATCGACCTGGGCGGCGGCGTCCTCGCCGACGCGATGCTGCAGAAGGTCACCGCGGCGCTCGCGTCGGGGTCGTTCCCGGACATCGCCTACGTCTTCGGCTCGGACCTCGCCGACGTGGCGCGCAGCCCGCAGGTCGTCGACGTCACCGACCTCGTCGACGCCGGTCCCGGCTTCTGGGCGCCGGCCCGCGAGGCGGTCACCGTCAACGGCCGCGTCCGCGCGGTCCCGGCGCTGCTCGACTCCCTGGCCGTGGTGTGCAACAAGGCGCTGTTCGAGCGGGCCGGGCTCCCGCTGCCCGCCGCGGGCTGGACGTGGGCCGACTTCGTCGACACGGCCGGGAAGCTCACCGACGCGGGAAACGGCACCTTCGGCACCGCGTGGCCCGCCACCGGCGACGAGGACACCGTGTGGCGGATCTGGCCGATGGTGTGGGACCTCGGCGGCGACGTCATCGGCGCGGGCGGGCGCGGCATCGGGTTCGCCGGCCAAGGCGTGCGGGCTCTCGAAGTCGTCCGCGACCTCGCCGCGGCGAAGTCCGTCTACCTCGACCCGAAGACCGGCAGCGAGCAGATGTACCAGGCGTTCGAAGCGGGCCACATCGGCATGGTCCCGACCGGCCCGTGGCAGCTGCCCGACATCGCCGACGCCGGGATCGACTACGCGGTCGTGCCGCTGCCCAGCTTCAGCGGCCGTCCGGTGACGATCTCCGGCCCGGACACCTGGACGCTGTTCGACAACGGCGAGGAGCGCGTCCAGGCGGCGCGCACCTTCCTGGCCTGGCTGGCGGACCCGGCCCAGGACGTGCGCTGGGACGACGGCGCGGGCAGCCTCCCGCTGAGCCGCCGGACGCAGCAACTGCCCGCGTGGCAGCAGAAAACCGCCGAGACGCCGGGCCTGCCGGTGTTCGTCGACGCGCTGGACCACGCCCGCGTCCGGCCGGTGCACCCGGCCTACCCCCAGGTGTCGGCGGCCGTCGGCACCGCGATCGTCGCCGTGCTGCTCGGCCGGTCGACGCCGGTCGACGCGCTGCGCGACTGCGCCGCGGCCGCGAACGCCGCCCTGATCATTCCGCGATAG